From Alosa sapidissima isolate fAloSap1 chromosome 7, fAloSap1.pri, whole genome shotgun sequence, the proteins below share one genomic window:
- the bgnb gene encoding biglycan b, which yields MLSRCSLALLLCVAGLSLPSRALPFEQRGFWDFGMDGDGGGMMMMMRDEEEGSAVEPGSAEIPLACPFGCHCQLRVVQCSDLSLVEVPKSIPTDTKLLDLQNNRITEIKENDFKGLTNLYALSLVHNKISKVHPRAFAPLRHLQKLYISHNQLPAVPKNLPPSLVELRIHDNRIKKVAEGTFSGLGTMNCIEMGENPIQNSGFEPGAFKGLKLNYLRISDAKLTGIPKDLPDSLHELHLDHNQIQAIELEDLSRYKNLFRLGLGHNKIRQIENGSLSYLPRLRELHLSNNLLTRVPKGLPDMKYLQIVYLHENTISAVDVNDFCPRHYATKRTFYNGISLYGNPVNYWEVQPATFRCVFDRLAIQFGNNKK from the exons ATGTTGTCCCGCTGCTCTCTGGCCTTGCTGCTGTGTGTGGCCGGCCTGTCACTGCCCTCTCGGGCCCTGCCTTTCGAGCAGAGAGGCTTCTGGGACTTTGGAATGGATGGCGACGGGGgtgggatgatgatgatgatgagggatgaagaggagggCTCCGCGGTTGAGCCAGGCTCTGCTGAGATCCCCCTCGCCTGCCCTTTTGGCTGCCATTGCCAACTGCGGGTGGTGCAGTGCTCTGACCTGA GTTTGGTGGAGGTCCCAAAGTCTATCCCAACTGACACCAAACTTCTGGACCTCCAGAACAACCGCATCACCGAGATCAAGGAGAATGACTTCAAAGGCCTTACAAACCTCTAT GCGCTGTCTTTGGTGCATAACAAGATCTCGAAGGTCCACCCGCGGGCGTTCGCGCCACTCCGCCACCTCCAGAAGCTCTATATCTCCCACAACCAGCTGCCGGCCGTGCCCAAGAACCTGCCCCCATCCCTGGTGGAGCTCCGAATCCATGACAACCGCATCAAGAAGGTGGCAGAGGGGACCTTCTCTGGCCTGGGCACCATGAACTGCATag AGATGGGTGAAAACCCTATCCAGAACAGTGGATTTGAGCCAGGAGCGTTCAAGGGACTGAAACTGAACTATCTGCGCATCTCTGATGCCAAGCTCACTGGAATTCCCAAAG ACCTCCCTGACAGCCTTCACGAGCTTCATCTTGACCATAATCAGATCCAGGCCATCGAACTGGAGGACCTGAGCCGTTACAAGAACCTGTTTAG ATTGGGCTTGGGCCACAACAAGATCCGCCAGATTGAGAATGGCAGTCTGTCCTACTTGCCCAGGCTCAGGGAGCTGCACTTGAGCAACAATCTCCTCACTCGGGTGCCCAAGGGCCTGCCGGACATGAAGTACCTGCAG ATTGTCTACCTCCATGAAAACACCATTAGCGCTGTGGATGTGAATGACTTCTGCCCCCGACATTATGCCACCAAGAGGACCTTCTACAATGGCATCAGTCTCTATGGCAACCCCGTCAACTATTGGGAGGTCCAGCCTGCCACTTTCCGATGTGTTTTCGACCGCCTGGCCATACAGTTTGGCAACAACAAGAAATAA